The Jaculus jaculus isolate mJacJac1 chromosome 1, mJacJac1.mat.Y.cur, whole genome shotgun sequence nucleotide sequence ctctctccctctatctgtctttctctctgtgtctgtcgctctcaaaaaaaaaaaaaaaaattaaaaaaaaatctggacctAGACATGCACTCATGTAACCAAATTCCTAaagggtggcagagacagaaaaattacAGGTACTCACTAGCCAGCCAGACTAACCAAAAATGGTAGCTCTGCATTCAGAGAGAGACGTTGTGGAAACGATGCGGACGAGTGATgtaggacacccaacattctcctctggcattATCATCCTTGTGAACAGGACTTTTATAACTGCACACAGATGTGTGCACACtgaatatacacatgtgcacacaccatacatatacacacacaaacaccaaaagaagaaatgcttttCTTCTAAGTTGCTCCTGTTCTATCTTCAATTTATCAGATTAAGACAAtacaattaaataattaaaattgtgcctgagagggctggagagatgacttagtggttaagcacttgcctgtgaatactaaggaccccagtgcaaggctcaattccccagggcccacattagctagatgcacaatagggtgcacacgtctggagtttgtttgcagagatcagaggccctggtgtgcccattttctccctctctctccctctctctctttctctctctctctctctctctctctctctctctctctctctctctctctctcaccccctccctctttctctctctgtcgctcgcaaataaacaaataaaaatgaacaaaaaaaaaattgggtctgAGAGACTCTTGTACTTTGAtgcaggcatcccccataaacttaggtgttctgaatgctaggttcccagctgatggagatttgggaactaatgcctcctggaggcagtgtattgttgagaacaagtttatggctgttatagccagtttccccttgccagtgtttggcacactctcttgttgctattgttcaccttatgttggccagggagtgatgtccacccctctgctcatgcgatcatttcccccttccatcgtggaacttcctcctgagtctataagccaaaataaaggctTTTCCTCACAAGATGTTCTTgatcaagtgttttctggcaggaatgtgaaactgactgcagcagtaaagtttTGTACTGAGAGTGATGTTGCTGTTACATGCTTgattatgtggctttggccttttggagctgattctgAAGAGGAAGATGGAAAGCTTCAAAACCTtaacctaagagatgccttaccgtgctataagtacagcttaatggacaattctagtcagagtttaaagacctgaatgcagtaagaactatggactgtgaggtttggcttgtggggggtgagaaagagctttgccaggactgggctagaagcagtttgtgtgagaggcttgttatTATGCTtgtatcctgagaatttgtgcaggattgctttgcatagacaCAGACTGATGTGGACAGAGGGAaatcacacagaaaaaaaaaaattgaaatctttgggccaatactgctgcctgttcagctgcaattgtatgagacattataaccattgagattgggcaagCTGACTTATCTTAGGGCAGCAGAAAGaaggtagactcttttgaaagggactgagtgctcaaagagtgtcctgtccttcaaagtctgctttattcccccatagattaacaaattggcaccccacctggcattgtggagtataagaaatgcaggaaggagagtGTCATTGAGTTGGCAATGCaatcttgtgctttggaaatggccatgggcagtgtgtagcaagCTTGCCAGATGCCCGCATGGAggcccaatggagctgtgaggatggaccataggttgcagtggagacccagtggagatgcctggaccacaagatggctactaaggaaggCTGTTGaccccagataaagttttccaggactgtgagtagcctagctggaggggtggaattggaactcaggagatttgttgctggttagaattatcagactgggAGACTTGTCCTTGACTATAGTTGTTTGGCATTgaactacagagtttaatgtttgtcctgtttaaatcttgtaatggttgaatatttctttattgtGTTCAATGACATCTTTTGGAGTGTTAATGTTTAatttgtgccattatgtttttttgtgggggggatttttttggtattatggctcagttaaaagactttgggtTAAGGGAATATTTGaaaatcattggaattgataagaactatggggatatttaaaattgaactgaatgcattggaTTTACATCAcggatgattatcagtttatggaggccaggtgtggaatgtgttggtttgattcaggtgtcccccataaacttaggtgttctgaacagtaggttcctagctgatggagatttgggaattaatgcctcctgaaggcagtgtattgttgagcgtgggcttatgggtaatatagtcagtgttcccttgccagtgtctggcacacactcctgttgctattgtctaccttacgTTGGtcagggatgatgtccaccctctgctcatgctgtcattcccctgccattatggaacttcccctcaaatctgtaagccaaaataacccccttccttttcccccaaacctgctcttggttgggtgatttctgccaacaatgcaaacctgactgcaacagagatgaatcaacagttaaggtgcttgcctgcagagcctaatgatctgagttcaattcccaagtacccagcacccatatgaagccagttgcacaaagtggtgcatgcatttggagcccatttgtagtggttggagaccctggcacacccatcttctcttctctctctctctctctgctttgaaataaataaatacacatatttataaaaatgagtCTATATCTAATCTTAAATGCTTTTGCATGAGAATCTTTAGGCATATTGCTAATAGGAATCTGCCACTTTGGATTTTCTACAGTGTTGAACTTGTCTAGTTTGTTGAGGCTCTTACCAAATGAACTTGTCTCATCATCTATATAAAAAGCATGTTTGAATGTTGTTCTAACTTTAGAAGGTTAAAATAGACACATAATATCATTTTAAGGCCAAGGTAACTTATCCCCTCTTTTCACTTTATCTGTATGCTCTTTGACATACTGTGAACAAGATCAGGGGTATTAGGATTGAGACCTATGCACCCACTCAACCCACTATTCCTCTCAATATATTTTCCATGTGTGACTATAACTCATAGTTCATTATGATtaattatgtatgtgtataactCCATTAATCACCTAGAAGTAGGATACAGTTACTCTACCTATTGTAAATACCATGTTTTTTGCGACATTAAAGAACTTTTAGAGCAAATATTTctatcattgggctggagagatggcttagcgattaagtgcttgcttgtgaagtctaaggaccccagttcgaggctcgattctccaggacccacgttagccacatgcacaagggggcacacgcatctggagttccttgcagtggctggaagccctgatgtacccattctctctctctctctatctgcctctttctctctcagtcactctcaagtaaataaataaaaatgaacaaaaaaatttttttaaaaatatttctatcatcttaaatttgttattttaaaataactcattAAAGTAAAAATGGCAAACTCTCCCAATTTTATTAGCAATCTTCACatatataaacaatatttttttgcCTTAcacaaatacctttttaaattttaaaatgaatatactaCATCACAAAGAGTAGAAAAAGGTTATTCTAAATTCATGAATCTTTTGTTGACACATGCAGAAAGGAAGACAAGCCCAATGGCTCATACACTTGGTATGTAGGCAGCTCATCTGCATGGGGGTATTTGTTTATATAACAAACATATAGAAAGATTACAGACTGAAGTTTAGAAAGTTAAggaccactgggctggagagatggtctagcagttaaggtgcttgcctgtgatgcctaagatgTATGTTTGAATccacaggtcccacatagccagatgcccagtgacaCAAGTATGTAatactgcacatgcacacaggcagcacatacatctggagttcattcacagcagctgaaaggctctggtgcacccattttctccctctctcttcctctctctctctctatctctatctctctctctgcctctctctctctctgcctctttctctccctccctcaaaaataaaaataaaatatttaccaaacaaaagaaacttaaggaCCAGTAAGTAATGAAtggaaaaatacaaaaggaaaaatgttCACAGAGTCATTGGAGTTTAAGAAGGAAATTATGGCTCAAAATATTGAATGAAGATGCCAGCAAGAAATATAGAtcaaccacaaaaaacaaaagtacttCAAAGTAACTTGTAAGATCAAAGAATTGGCATCACtatgatcattttttaaataattttatttatttgtaagaagagagtgggagaaagaaagaggagggtaaagggagaggcagacagaatgctatgggcatgtcagggcctcttgtcactgtacatgaactccagatgcatgtgccactttgtgtatctggctttatgtggacatcaggttgtcaggctttgccagccagAAGCTTCAACTGCTGACTAGTGTCTCAACCCTCTGGGTTTATTTTTGGAAGTTGATTCTACAGTAAATTAAGGTAAAGCCAGGACTGATGGTGTCTTTCAGAAGATTTGTCTCCCAATCAAAAATGACTTCTGACACCAAAATTTCCTCAGGGCATTCTTCATCTCCACATTTCTCAGTGTGTAAATCAGAGGATTGAACATGGGAGCAATGATGGTGTACAAAAGAGCAAACACTTTGTCTTCTGGAAGAGTGGTGGCTGGCCTAATGTAAATGAAGAGGACAGGCACAAAGAACAAAACCACCACGGTGATGTGGGAACTGCATGTAGAAAGCGCTTTGCCGCGGCTCTCTGAAGGGTAAGCCTTAATGGTGTATAATATCAAAACATAAGATAGCATTAAGACCACAAAAGTCACCAACCCCATCATGCCAGAGTTAGCAACCACTAGTATTCCAACTATGTGTGTATCCGTGCAGGCCAGCTTCAGCAAAGGGTACACATCACAGAAATAGTGGTCTATTTCATTAGGGCCACAAAAGGGCAGGTTAACAGTGAGGAGGCACTGGACAAAGGAATGCAGAAATGCCCCAGCACAGCAAGCATTGGCCATGACATTACACCTCTTTCTGCTCATGATAACAGCATAGTGCAGGGGCttgcagatggccacatagcggtcATAGGCCATCACCGTGAGGATGAAGACCTCAATGCCCCCAAAGAAATGCATGGTAAACAGCTGTGCCATGCAATTAGGGTAAGAGATCACACTCCTTTCTGCCAGCAGATCAGTGACTAGCTTGGGTGTGACTGTAGAGGTATAGCACAGGTCAGATAATGCAAGGTAATTGAGGAAAAAATACATGGGCTGGTCAATTAGCTGACTGCATGTGATAGAAATCATTATCAGTGTGTTTCCCATCAAAATAGCTATGtaacaaaataagaataatagaAAGCAGAGGgttctgattttcttattttgGGAAAGTCCCAACAGTATAAATTCAGTGACATTATTTTGATTATCCATCATCCAGTGCAACTGAAAGTCAATAGTTTCAGctgaaatagaaaattaaattagCATGAGAATTACTAAACATGGTATTAATCAAtgtatgatcaaaataaattaatttacttaACCATCTTTTATTAtactacatatatgtgcatatttaaaTCTCACCTGCTACAGGTATATCATAAAATTTACCATCATAATCATGATATTTTTTATAGTGAAATAGACTAATAGTTTCACTTACTCAAAACATAGACAAATGAGATGAGAAGGTGAGCTTAGGAACAATGCGTCAT carries:
- the LOC101601946 gene encoding olfactory receptor 4P4-like, whose translation is MDNQNNVTEFILLGLSQNKKIRTLCFLLFLFCYIAILMGNTLIMISITCSQLIDQPMYFFLNYLALSDLCYTSTVTPKLVTDLLAERSVISYPNCMAQLFTMHFFGGIEVFILTVMAYDRYVAICKPLHYAVIMSRKRCNVMANACCAGAFLHSFVQCLLTVNLPFCGPNEIDHYFCDVYPLLKLACTDTHIVGILVVANSGMMGLVTFVVLMLSYVLILYTIKAYPSESRGKALSTCSSHITVVVLFFVPVLFIYIRPATTLPEDKVFALLYTIIAPMFNPLIYTLRNVEMKNALRKFWYELPTYQVYEPLGLSSFLHVSTKDS